Proteins from a single region of Sporosarcina sp. P33:
- a CDS encoding succinate dehydrogenase cytochrome b558 subunit gives MSKETDFFLRRLHSLLGVIPVGLFVAQHLVINHFATRGEEAFNTASNFMGNLPFVLFLEWFIIYIPLMFHAFYGVYIAFSAKYNVSNYGTFRNWMFTLQRFTGVFLVIFIAWHVYETRIQKALGAEVDFNMMADILSNPFMLVFYIAGVLSATFHLANGLWSFCVTWGISQSPESQKIVSYITMIVFLVLSVIGVQALLAFV, from the coding sequence TTGTCGAAAGAAACAGATTTTTTCTTGCGCCGTCTACATTCGTTGCTTGGTGTAATTCCCGTTGGACTCTTTGTTGCCCAACACTTGGTTATTAACCATTTTGCAACGCGCGGTGAGGAAGCATTCAACACAGCATCTAATTTTATGGGGAACTTGCCGTTTGTGCTATTCTTGGAATGGTTTATTATCTACATTCCACTTATGTTCCACGCTTTTTACGGAGTGTACATAGCTTTCTCAGCAAAATACAACGTGAGCAATTACGGTACTTTCCGCAACTGGATGTTCACGCTCCAGCGTTTCACGGGCGTATTCCTAGTCATCTTCATTGCATGGCACGTGTATGAGACTCGTATCCAAAAAGCGCTAGGTGCTGAAGTAGACTTCAACATGATGGCCGATATATTATCGAATCCATTTATGCTTGTTTTCTATATCGCAGGAGTACTGTCTGCTACTTTCCACTTAGCTAATGGACTTTGGTCATTCTGTGTTACTTGGGGTATTTCACAATCACCAGAATCTCAGAAGATTGTATCTTACATTACAATGATTGTATTCTTAGTTCTATCTGTAATCGGAGTTCAAGCACTTCTAGCATTTGTATAA
- the sdhA gene encoding succinate dehydrogenase flavoprotein subunit yields the protein MAKGRLIVVGGGLAGLMATIKSAEAGVPVDLFSLVPVKRSHSVCAQGGINGAVNTKGEGDSVDIHFDDTVYGGDFLANQKPVQAMTAAAPGIIHLLDRMGVMFNRTPEGLLDFRRFGGTLHHRTAYAGATTGQQLLYALDEQVRSHEVTGLVKKYEHWEFLGIIKDEEGTCRGIKAQNMKTMEIQAFKADAVIMATGGPGIIFGKSTNSVINTGSAASIVYQQGAKYANGEFIQIHPTAIPGDDKLRLMSESARGEGGRVWTYKDGKPWYFLEEKYPDYGNLVPRDIATREIFDVCVNQKLGINGENMVYLDLSHKDPKELDIKLGGIIEIYEKFTGDDPRKLPMKIFPAVHYSMGGLWVDDHQQTSIPGLFAAGECDYSQHGANRLGANSLLSAIYGGMVAGPNAIDYMKHLKRTADELPADIYEDAVKEEQQKWEDTLKMNGTENAYVLHRELGEWMTDNVTVVRFNDKLKETDDKIVELLERYENINITDTQQWSNQGATFTRQLKNMLYLARVITLGALYRDESRGAHYKPEFPNRDDENFLKTTIAEFDGVSAPIISYEEVDTSLIPPRIRDYSAKKGD from the coding sequence ATGGCAAAAGGCAGATTGATTGTCGTCGGTGGAGGACTAGCTGGACTTATGGCTACCATCAAATCAGCAGAAGCTGGCGTACCGGTTGACTTGTTCTCGCTAGTACCTGTAAAACGTTCCCACTCCGTATGTGCCCAAGGCGGCATTAACGGTGCTGTAAACACGAAAGGTGAAGGCGACTCCGTCGATATTCACTTTGACGATACAGTTTACGGTGGAGACTTCCTAGCGAATCAAAAACCAGTACAGGCAATGACGGCAGCAGCTCCTGGAATTATTCACTTATTGGACCGTATGGGTGTTATGTTCAACCGTACTCCAGAAGGACTATTGGATTTCCGTCGTTTCGGTGGTACACTTCACCACCGTACAGCGTATGCGGGTGCAACTACTGGACAGCAGTTACTGTATGCTCTGGACGAGCAAGTTCGTTCACACGAAGTAACAGGATTGGTAAAAAAGTATGAGCACTGGGAATTCCTAGGAATCATTAAAGATGAAGAAGGAACGTGCCGCGGCATTAAAGCGCAAAACATGAAGACAATGGAAATTCAAGCATTCAAAGCCGATGCAGTCATCATGGCAACAGGCGGCCCTGGTATTATCTTTGGTAAATCTACAAACTCTGTTATTAACACAGGTTCTGCAGCTTCCATCGTTTATCAGCAGGGTGCGAAATATGCAAACGGAGAATTCATCCAAATTCACCCGACAGCGATTCCAGGGGACGATAAGCTTCGTCTGATGAGTGAATCAGCACGTGGTGAAGGCGGACGGGTTTGGACATATAAAGACGGAAAGCCATGGTACTTCCTGGAAGAAAAATATCCGGATTACGGTAACCTCGTTCCCCGTGATATCGCAACACGTGAAATCTTTGACGTGTGTGTAAACCAAAAACTTGGCATCAACGGTGAAAACATGGTGTACTTGGATCTGTCACACAAAGATCCTAAAGAACTCGACATTAAACTTGGCGGAATCATCGAGATTTATGAGAAGTTCACAGGAGACGATCCTCGTAAATTGCCGATGAAAATCTTCCCGGCTGTTCACTATTCAATGGGCGGTCTGTGGGTTGATGATCACCAGCAAACAAGCATCCCAGGCCTATTCGCTGCGGGTGAGTGTGATTATTCACAGCACGGTGCAAACCGTCTGGGCGCTAACTCTTTACTTTCTGCTATCTACGGCGGAATGGTCGCAGGACCAAACGCTATCGATTACATGAAGCATCTGAAGCGGACTGCTGACGAACTACCTGCAGATATCTATGAAGATGCAGTAAAAGAAGAGCAGCAGAAATGGGAAGACACGCTCAAAATGAATGGTACAGAAAATGCGTACGTTCTTCACAGAGAGCTTGGCGAATGGATGACTGACAACGTAACGGTTGTACGTTTCAACGATAAGTTGAAAGAGACAGACGATAAAATTGTCGAGTTGCTTGAACGCTATGAAAACATCAACATTACAGATACGCAACAATGGTCTAACCAAGGAGCCACATTTACACGTCAGCTGAAAAACATGCTGTATTTAGCGCGTGTAATTACATTGGGCGCATTATATCGGGACGAGAGCCGCGGCGCGCACTATAAGCCGGAATTCCCGAACCGTGATGATGAGAACTTCTTGAAAACAACAATTGCGGAATTTGATGGAGTATCTGCACCGATCATTTCTTATGAAGAAGTAGATACATCTCTAATTCCTCCACGTATACGAGATTATTCAGCGAAGAAAGGAGATTGA
- the trxA gene encoding thioredoxin produces MAIINATDSNFAENIKEGVVLVDFWAPWCGPCKMIAPVLEELSGEIEGKANIVKVNVDDNQATASQFGIMSIPTLLLFKDGEVAEKVVGFQPKEALAQLVEKHA; encoded by the coding sequence ATGGCAATTATTAATGCAACCGATTCTAACTTTGCTGAAAATATTAAAGAAGGCGTAGTACTTGTGGACTTCTGGGCACCTTGGTGCGGTCCTTGTAAAATGATCGCTCCTGTACTTGAAGAACTTTCAGGTGAAATCGAAGGAAAAGCGAACATCGTTAAAGTGAACGTCGATGATAACCAGGCAACTGCAAGCCAGTTCGGTATCATGTCCATTCCGACACTTCTTCTATTTAAAGACGGAGAAGTGGCTGAAAAAGTAGTGGGCTTCCAGCCGAAAGAAGCACTTGCTCAATTAGTTGAAAAACACGCGTAA
- the sdhB gene encoding succinate dehydrogenase iron-sulfur subunit, whose translation MSEQQTATAQKTVVFDIERQDTATSKPYTERFEIPYRPNMNVISALMEIRRNPVNAKGEKTTPVNWDMNCLEEVCGACSMVINGRPRQSCTALVDQLTQPIKLQPMRTFPVVRDLVVDREFMFDSLKRIKAWVPIDGTYDLGEGPRMPERKRQWAYELSKCMTCGVCLEACPNVNDKTNFMGPALMSQVRLFNAHPTGSMNKDERLATVMGDGGITECGNAQNCVVACPKGIPLTTSLGAVGRATTIQMFKNFFGSDHQVD comes from the coding sequence GTGAGCGAACAACAAACAGCAACTGCACAAAAAACTGTCGTGTTTGATATCGAGCGTCAGGACACTGCCACTTCAAAGCCATACACGGAAAGATTTGAAATTCCTTACCGTCCGAATATGAACGTTATTTCGGCTTTAATGGAAATCAGACGTAACCCTGTAAATGCTAAAGGTGAAAAAACTACACCTGTAAACTGGGATATGAACTGTTTGGAAGAAGTATGCGGTGCATGTTCAATGGTTATTAACGGCCGCCCGCGCCAGTCATGTACTGCGCTGGTTGATCAGTTGACACAGCCTATTAAATTGCAGCCTATGCGCACATTCCCGGTCGTCCGTGACTTAGTGGTTGACCGTGAGTTCATGTTTGATTCATTGAAACGCATCAAAGCATGGGTTCCGATCGATGGCACGTATGATCTTGGTGAAGGTCCGCGTATGCCTGAGCGTAAGCGTCAGTGGGCATATGAATTGTCTAAATGTATGACTTGCGGTGTATGTCTGGAAGCTTGTCCGAACGTTAACGACAAGACGAACTTCATGGGACCTGCATTGATGTCACAAGTACGTTTATTCAACGCACACCCAACCGGTTCAATGAATAAAGACGAGCGTCTGGCAACTGTAATGGGAGATGGCGGCATCACAGAGTGCGGTAACGCACAAAACTGTGTAGTTGCTTGTCCTAAAGGTATTCCATTGACGACTTCTTTAGGTGCAGTCGGCAGAGCAACAACGATTCAAATGTTCAAGAACTTCTTCGGAAGTGACCACCAGGTAGATTAA
- a CDS encoding long-chain-fatty-acid--CoA ligase, with the protein MTQKPWLAAYPKEIPTTLVYEKIPLQDYLTRSSKKYPDKTAIHFLGKDITFKEFHESALKFAAYLQKLGVVKGDRVAIMLPNCPQGAIAYYGILYAGGIVVQTNPLYTERELNYQLSDSGAKVIISLDILFPRVTKAMKGTALEHIIITGIKDYLPFPKNLLYPFLQKKEHKLTVKVEHRGIHHLYTEIMKSAKPDPVHVAYEDGDIALLQYTGGTTGPPKGVELTHSNLISNTEMCSAWLYKTTDGEETIMGILPFFHVYGMTTVLIFAVMKGHKMVLIPKFDFKTALKDIDKQKPTLFPGAPTIYIGLLNHPDLGKYDLSSIKACISGSAALPIEVKEKFEEVTGGKLVEGYGLTETSPVAMANFVWDGIEKRGSVGVPWPDTDGCILGPGSSEPLPAGEIGEIAVKGPQVMTGYWNRPDDTQETFRDGWFLTGDLGYMDEDGYFYIVDRKKDMIIASGFNVYPREIEEVLYEHPAIQECIVAGVPDPYRGETVKAYIVLKEGYSVTEKELDKYCRKHLAAFKVPRQYDFRDDLPKTAVGKILRRTLVEEERKKLTEETDTLKSS; encoded by the coding sequence ATGACGCAAAAACCTTGGCTTGCTGCTTACCCAAAAGAAATACCGACTACTTTGGTCTATGAGAAAATTCCGCTGCAGGATTATTTAACGAGATCCAGCAAAAAATATCCTGATAAAACCGCTATTCACTTTCTTGGGAAGGATATCACATTTAAGGAATTTCATGAATCTGCACTGAAGTTTGCGGCTTACTTGCAAAAACTCGGCGTAGTAAAGGGCGACCGCGTAGCAATTATGCTGCCGAACTGTCCGCAAGGCGCTATTGCTTATTACGGCATTCTCTATGCTGGGGGGATTGTCGTACAGACAAACCCGCTTTATACTGAACGCGAACTGAACTATCAGCTTTCCGACTCAGGTGCAAAAGTAATTATTTCGCTTGATATTCTGTTTCCGCGTGTAACGAAAGCGATGAAAGGAACTGCTCTGGAGCACATCATAATTACTGGCATCAAAGATTACCTGCCGTTTCCAAAAAATCTTTTGTACCCATTCCTGCAGAAGAAAGAGCATAAGCTGACCGTAAAAGTCGAGCATCGCGGCATTCATCATTTATATACTGAAATAATGAAATCTGCGAAACCTGATCCGGTACACGTAGCGTATGAAGACGGCGATATCGCATTACTGCAATATACGGGAGGAACGACTGGTCCGCCGAAAGGTGTGGAGCTGACCCATTCGAATTTAATCAGCAATACGGAAATGTGCAGCGCGTGGCTGTACAAAACGACTGATGGTGAAGAAACGATTATGGGGATTCTGCCTTTCTTCCATGTGTACGGCATGACAACAGTACTGATATTTGCAGTCATGAAAGGCCACAAAATGGTATTGATTCCGAAATTTGATTTCAAGACAGCTTTAAAAGATATCGATAAACAAAAGCCGACATTATTTCCCGGCGCACCGACTATTTATATCGGATTATTAAATCACCCTGATTTGGGAAAGTATGATCTTTCTTCTATTAAAGCTTGTATCAGCGGATCTGCTGCTTTGCCGATTGAAGTAAAAGAGAAGTTTGAAGAGGTAACTGGCGGTAAACTGGTGGAAGGATACGGACTGACTGAAACGTCACCGGTTGCGATGGCGAACTTTGTATGGGATGGGATTGAAAAGCGCGGTTCTGTCGGCGTGCCTTGGCCTGATACAGACGGCTGCATACTGGGCCCCGGATCAAGTGAACCATTGCCGGCGGGAGAAATTGGCGAAATTGCGGTAAAAGGACCTCAAGTAATGACGGGTTATTGGAACAGACCAGATGACACGCAGGAAACATTCCGTGACGGATGGTTTTTAACGGGAGATCTGGGGTATATGGATGAAGACGGGTACTTCTATATTGTAGACCGTAAAAAGGATATGATAATTGCCAGCGGTTTCAATGTGTATCCGCGTGAAATTGAAGAAGTGCTGTATGAACATCCGGCTATTCAAGAATGCATCGTCGCAGGTGTACCGGATCCGTACCGCGGAGAAACAGTGAAAGCATATATTGTATTAAAAGAAGGATATTCCGTTACAGAAAAAGAATTAGATAAATATTGCAGAAAACACCTTGCTGCATTTAAAGTTCCAAGACAGTACGATTTCCGTGATGACCTTCCAAAAACAGCAGTAGGTAAAATTCTGCGCAGGACGCTTGTGGAAGAAGAACGAAAGAAATTGACTGAAGAAACGGACACGTTAAAAAGTTCATAA
- a CDS encoding electron transfer flavoprotein subunit alpha/FixB family protein: MSKKMLVLGEARDGELRNVSFETIAAAKKISDGGEVVAVLIGDQVQSLGEEMVHYGADRVVTVEHPHLKHYTPDGFGQAFMAVYEDESPDGVVFGHTAMGKDLSPKVASKLGTGLISDVTKIEGEGDAAEFIRPIYSGKAFEKVEVKEGLLFITIRPNNIEPLAHDASRTGDVASKDVEIKNLRSVIKDVVRKSTEGVDLSEAKVIVAGGRGVKGAEGFEPLKELANLLGGAVGASRGACDADYCDYSLQIGQTGKVVTPDLYIAAGISGAIQHVAGMSNSKVIVAINKDPEANIFKIADYGIVGDIFEIIPIMIEEIKKIKAS, encoded by the coding sequence ATGTCAAAGAAAATGTTAGTTTTAGGTGAAGCACGTGATGGAGAACTGCGTAACGTATCATTTGAAACGATTGCAGCGGCAAAGAAAATTTCAGACGGCGGGGAAGTGGTCGCTGTTCTCATCGGGGACCAAGTCCAGTCGCTGGGTGAAGAAATGGTTCATTACGGAGCGGACCGTGTAGTAACAGTCGAGCATCCTCACTTGAAGCACTATACACCGGACGGCTTCGGACAGGCATTCATGGCTGTCTACGAAGATGAATCTCCGGACGGCGTTGTGTTCGGCCATACTGCAATGGGGAAAGACCTGTCACCTAAAGTTGCAAGCAAGCTTGGAACGGGATTAATTTCAGATGTAACAAAAATTGAGGGAGAAGGCGATGCAGCAGAATTCATTCGTCCGATTTACTCAGGTAAAGCATTTGAAAAAGTAGAAGTGAAAGAAGGACTATTATTCATTACGATCCGTCCGAACAATATTGAGCCTTTAGCACATGATGCAAGCCGCACGGGTGACGTGGCTTCGAAAGACGTGGAAATCAAAAATCTGCGTTCCGTAATTAAAGACGTCGTGCGCAAATCAACTGAAGGTGTGGATCTGTCTGAAGCGAAAGTTATCGTAGCCGGCGGACGCGGAGTGAAAGGTGCTGAAGGATTCGAGCCATTAAAAGAATTGGCTAATCTTCTTGGCGGAGCGGTCGGCGCCTCGCGCGGGGCATGTGACGCAGATTACTGTGACTATTCACTGCAAATTGGGCAGACAGGAAAAGTGGTCACACCAGACTTGTATATCGCAGCAGGGATTTCCGGCGCGATTCAGCACGTGGCAGGTATGTCCAACTCCAAAGTCATCGTCGCAATTAACAAAGATCCTGAAGCAAACATCTTTAAAATTGCAGATTACGGCATCGTAGGCGACATTTTTGAGATCATCCCAATCATGATTGAAGAGATTAAAAAAATCAAAGCGAGCTAA
- a CDS encoding enoyl-CoA hydratase — MTLINLEKDGHVALAKIDHPPANALSSKLIEEVNQLLTSVENDDEVRVVVLYGEGRFFSAGADIKEFTTVDTGDAFTKLSAKGQEVFERLENFEKPVIASIHGAALGGGLELAMACHIRLVTKTAKLGLPELQLGLIPGFAGTQRLPRLVGPAKAAEIMLTSDPVSGEEAVQWGLANHAYSDEELLSETLKLAKKISAKSPIAVKHALNMLSYSKDQSFYDGVEAEAKSFGEVFVSEDAKEGIQAFIEKRQPTFTGK, encoded by the coding sequence ATGACATTAATTAACTTGGAGAAGGACGGTCATGTCGCATTAGCGAAAATTGACCATCCGCCAGCAAATGCCCTATCCTCGAAATTGATTGAAGAAGTCAATCAGCTGTTAACGAGCGTGGAGAACGATGATGAAGTCCGCGTAGTCGTCCTGTACGGCGAAGGACGATTTTTCTCGGCTGGTGCAGACATTAAAGAATTTACAACCGTTGATACGGGGGATGCGTTCACGAAGCTTTCAGCCAAAGGCCAGGAAGTTTTTGAACGATTAGAAAACTTTGAGAAACCTGTAATCGCTTCCATTCACGGTGCAGCACTTGGCGGAGGCCTGGAGCTTGCGATGGCCTGCCATATCCGCCTCGTAACAAAAACTGCGAAACTTGGTTTGCCGGAGCTGCAGCTTGGACTCATTCCGGGCTTTGCAGGAACACAGCGCTTGCCGCGTCTGGTCGGCCCGGCAAAAGCTGCAGAAATTATGCTGACGAGTGATCCGGTCTCGGGAGAAGAAGCTGTGCAATGGGGACTCGCAAACCATGCATACTCTGATGAAGAACTATTGTCGGAAACATTGAAACTCGCAAAAAAGATTTCTGCTAAGAGTCCGATAGCGGTAAAACATGCACTAAACATGCTTTCTTATTCTAAAGACCAGTCATTTTATGATGGTGTAGAAGCGGAAGCAAAATCGTTCGGCGAAGTGTTCGTGTCTGAAGATGCAAAAGAAGGAATTCAGGCATTTATTGAAAAGCGTCAGCCTACATTTACCGGAAAGTAA
- a CDS encoding TetR/AcrR family transcriptional regulator, whose translation MKRTKPKYKQIVDAAVIVIAENGYHQAQVSKIAKEAGVADGTIYLYFKNKEDILISVFREKMAIFVENIKEILEKDLPISDKLQLVVENHFRVLQEDPHLAIVTQLELRQSNKDLRFQINNVLKEYMVLLDTLLEEGVEKGELSSELDLRLARQMLFGTMDETITSWVMNEQKFNLINLAPKVSNMLLHGYKQQ comes from the coding sequence ATGAAGCGTACAAAACCTAAATATAAACAAATTGTAGACGCTGCAGTCATTGTTATTGCAGAAAATGGTTACCACCAGGCGCAAGTCTCTAAAATCGCTAAGGAGGCAGGAGTTGCGGATGGCACGATTTATTTATATTTTAAAAATAAAGAAGACATCCTAATCTCCGTATTCAGAGAAAAAATGGCGATATTCGTAGAGAATATAAAAGAGATACTAGAGAAGGATCTTCCCATCTCAGATAAATTACAGCTGGTTGTAGAAAATCATTTCAGAGTCTTACAAGAAGATCCGCATCTGGCAATCGTCACACAATTGGAGCTCAGACAGTCAAACAAAGATCTGCGTTTCCAAATTAATAATGTGTTAAAAGAATATATGGTTTTGCTGGATACTTTGCTTGAAGAAGGAGTAGAGAAAGGAGAACTGTCTTCTGAACTTGACCTCAGACTCGCGAGGCAGATGTTATTCGGCACGATGGATGAGACGATTACTTCTTGGGTGATGAACGAACAGAAATTTAATTTAATCAATTTAGCGCCTAAGGTCAGCAATATGCTGCTTCATGGCTACAAACAGCAGTAA
- a CDS encoding thioesterase family protein gives MRATYIQDAEKWEESFTFHADVSVRFSETDMYGHLNNTKVFAYFEYARIEYLKSLNRMEKWIDPKGTTIPIVADLQCDFVKQVFFDEKLRIYVKADSMGKSSVDLHYMAKNERNEIVFTGRGTIVQIGRDTGKPVAWTEEEKQVFLENS, from the coding sequence ATGAGAGCAACTTATATTCAAGATGCAGAGAAATGGGAAGAAAGTTTTACGTTCCATGCTGATGTTTCCGTCCGATTTTCAGAGACCGATATGTACGGTCATCTAAACAATACAAAGGTATTTGCGTATTTTGAATATGCGCGAATCGAGTATTTGAAATCGCTGAACCGTATGGAAAAATGGATTGATCCAAAAGGCACTACCATACCGATTGTGGCCGATTTACAATGTGATTTTGTGAAGCAGGTATTCTTTGATGAAAAGCTGCGCATTTACGTAAAAGCTGACTCTATGGGAAAGAGTTCAGTCGATTTGCACTATATGGCTAAAAACGAACGCAATGAGATCGTCTTTACAGGAAGAGGAACAATTGTCCAAATCGGAAGAGATACCGGAAAGCCTGTCGCATGGACGGAAGAGGAAAAGCAAGTGTTCCTGGAAAACTCGTAA
- a CDS encoding electron transfer flavoprotein subunit beta/FixA family protein, with protein MNIYALVKRTFDTEEKISISNGAIAEDGAEFIINPYDEYAVEEAIKLRDEHGGEVTVLSIGDEETEKQLRTALAMGADKAVLINIEDDIDEIDEYTAAKVIADYLKDKDADLILAGNVAIDGGSGQVGPRVAELLGINYVTTITELTVDGTNATIVRDVEGDAETIETSLPLLVTAQQGLNEPRYPSLPGIMKAKKKPLEDLEFDDLDLDEDDVEAKTKTVEVFLPPAKEAGRVLEGEPAEQAAELVKLLHSEAKVI; from the coding sequence ATGAACATTTATGCATTAGTAAAAAGAACATTTGATACGGAAGAAAAAATTTCGATCTCAAACGGTGCCATTGCAGAAGACGGTGCTGAATTCATCATCAACCCATACGATGAGTATGCAGTGGAAGAAGCGATTAAACTGCGCGACGAACACGGCGGAGAAGTTACGGTATTGTCTATCGGAGATGAAGAAACCGAGAAACAGCTGCGCACAGCATTGGCGATGGGCGCAGATAAAGCTGTACTGATCAATATTGAAGATGATATTGACGAGATCGATGAATATACTGCAGCAAAAGTCATTGCAGACTATCTGAAGGATAAAGACGCAGATCTGATTCTTGCGGGTAACGTGGCAATTGACGGCGGTTCAGGACAAGTCGGGCCGCGTGTGGCAGAACTGTTAGGGATCAACTATGTAACGACTATTACTGAGTTAACTGTAGACGGAACGAACGCAACAATTGTACGTGATGTAGAAGGAGATGCAGAGACAATCGAAACATCTTTGCCGCTTCTTGTCACTGCACAGCAGGGCTTAAACGAGCCGCGTTATCCTTCATTGCCGGGTATTATGAAAGCGAAGAAGAAGCCGCTGGAAGACTTAGAGTTTGATGATCTGGATCTGGATGAAGATGATGTGGAAGCAAAAACAAAGACAGTGGAAGTTTTCCTGCCGCCTGCTAAAGAAGCGGGACGCGTCCTCGAAGGGGAGCCGGCAGAGCAGGCCGCTGAACTTGTAAAATTATTGCATTCCGAAGCGAAAGTAATTTAA
- the uvrC gene encoding excinuclease ABC subunit UvrC, giving the protein MNEIIEHKLSILPELPGCYLMKDRQGTVIYVGKAKVLKNRVRSYFTGSHDGKTQRLVGEIEDFEYIVTNSEIEALILELNMIKKYDPKYNIMLKDDKTYPYLKITNERHPKLIITRKVNKKSGKYFGPYPNATAAHETKKLLDRLYPYRKCQSIPARACLYYHIGQCLAPCIKEVPAEAYTEMIADITRFLNGGYKEVKKELQQKMNEAAEELEFERAKEYRDQITNIETVMEKQNMTANDFTDRDIFGYAVDKGWMCVQVFFVRQGKLIERDVSIFPAYQDPEEELLTFLGRFYGEAQHLLPKEVHLPETVDLALAEQLLDTNVFIPQRGKKKELVKLADKNASIALNAKFQIIERQEERTIGACEELGEAMNISTPLRIEAFDNSHTHGVEPVSAMISFIDGRPNRKDYRKYKTKTAAAHDDYGAMREVIRRRYTRVLKDRLPLPDLIVIDGGKGQMEIAREVLEDELGLSIPIAGLAKDDKHNTAQLLYGHPPEIVPLKKTSEAFYLLQRVQDEVHRFAITFHRQRRGASSLTSSLDGIEGIGPKRKQQLLKHFKTVKAIREATSEQLKEAGMPKKVADDLLAHFQQPESEKKPLTE; this is encoded by the coding sequence ATGAATGAAATCATTGAACATAAACTGTCAATCCTTCCGGAACTGCCCGGCTGCTACTTAATGAAGGATCGCCAAGGAACGGTCATTTATGTCGGGAAGGCGAAAGTACTGAAGAACCGTGTGCGCAGCTATTTCACCGGCTCCCATGACGGCAAGACGCAGCGGCTCGTCGGGGAAATAGAGGATTTTGAATATATAGTCACCAATTCGGAAATCGAGGCATTGATTCTCGAATTGAACATGATCAAGAAATACGATCCGAAGTATAATATTATGCTTAAAGATGATAAAACGTATCCGTATCTGAAGATCACCAATGAACGGCATCCAAAACTGATCATCACGCGGAAAGTTAATAAGAAGTCGGGCAAATACTTCGGTCCGTATCCGAATGCCACGGCAGCCCATGAAACAAAAAAACTGCTGGACCGGCTGTATCCGTACCGAAAATGTCAAAGCATCCCGGCGCGCGCGTGTTTGTATTACCATATAGGCCAATGTCTGGCACCCTGTATAAAAGAGGTGCCTGCTGAAGCTTATACGGAAATGATCGCGGACATTACACGCTTTCTGAACGGCGGTTATAAAGAAGTAAAAAAAGAACTGCAGCAAAAGATGAATGAAGCCGCTGAAGAACTGGAATTTGAGCGTGCAAAAGAATATCGTGATCAAATTACGAATATTGAAACCGTCATGGAAAAACAGAACATGACAGCTAATGACTTCACAGACCGCGATATATTCGGTTACGCAGTGGACAAAGGCTGGATGTGTGTGCAAGTGTTTTTTGTGCGCCAAGGTAAATTGATAGAACGGGATGTATCGATTTTCCCTGCTTATCAAGATCCTGAGGAAGAATTACTGACATTTCTCGGCCGTTTCTACGGGGAAGCGCAGCATTTACTGCCAAAGGAAGTGCATCTTCCTGAAACGGTAGACCTTGCTCTTGCGGAACAATTGCTCGATACAAATGTTTTTATCCCGCAGCGGGGCAAGAAGAAAGAACTTGTAAAATTGGCTGATAAAAATGCATCCATCGCACTGAACGCCAAGTTTCAAATTATTGAGCGGCAGGAAGAACGGACGATCGGGGCTTGTGAAGAACTTGGGGAAGCGATGAATATCAGCACACCGCTTCGTATTGAGGCATTTGATAACTCCCACACTCATGGTGTAGAACCTGTCTCCGCTATGATTTCCTTTATAGACGGCAGACCGAATCGCAAAGATTACCGGAAATACAAAACAAAGACAGCAGCGGCGCATGATGACTACGGGGCCATGCGCGAAGTGATCAGACGGCGTTATACGCGGGTATTGAAAGACCGCCTGCCGCTGCCGGATTTAATTGTAATTGACGGCGGTAAAGGACAGATGGAAATTGCGCGTGAAGTGCTTGAAGATGAACTCGGCCTGTCAATTCCGATTGCCGGACTGGCAAAAGACGATAAGCATAACACTGCGCAGTTACTGTATGGACACCCGCCTGAAATCGTACCATTAAAGAAAACAAGCGAAGCCTTTTACTTATTGCAGCGTGTTCAGGATGAAGTTCACCGATTCGCGATCACATTCCACAGACAGCGAAGAGGGGCATCTTCTCTGACCTCTTCACTGGACGGGATTGAAGGCATAGGACCGAAACGAAAACAGCAGCTTCTCAAGCACTTCAAAACCGTCAAAGCCATCCGTGAAGCAACATCTGAACAACTGAAAGAAGCAGGTATGCCTAAAAAGGTAGCTGATGACCTGCTTGCTCACTTTCAGCAGCCCGAATCAGAAAAAAAGCCCCTGACGGAATAG